The Achromobacter deleyi region GGCATGCGTGCCCTGGCACATGATGTGCGGCAGCATGGGCTTGTTGGCCCAGGCCATCACCGGCTTGATCTCGCCCTTCAGGGCGCGAACGACCACGTTGGCGGCGCGCACGCCCGACTCGCGGATGTCCACGTGCGGATAGGTGTGAAAGCCGGTGATGACCGTGGCGTTGCGGACGATGTCGTCGTAGATGTTGGCGTGCATGTCCAGCGTCACGGCCACCGGGGTCTTGGGATCGATCTCGCGCAGGCGGCGCAGCAGGTCGCCTTCGGCGTCCTCCACGCCCTCGGCGACCATCGCGCCGTGCAGGTCCAGCAGGATGGCGTCGAAACCGCCGCGCCTGACCTCGTCCAGGATCAGCGTGCACAGGCGTTCGTGGGTCTCGGCGCTGGCGGGGCCGCTGGGCCAGGACTCCGCCGCTACCGGCACGACCATCTCGGCGCCTTCGCGGCGCGCCACTTCGATGTAGCCGCCCAGGCCGCTGTCGGTGTTCTCGTAGGCCTTGATGGCGCGTTCGCCAGCCAGGATCTCGGGATTGCCGCGGAAGAAACGTTCAAGCGGGGTCGGCACGGGCGAAAACGTGTTCGTCTCGTGCTTGATCATTGCCAAAAGCCAACGCATGGGGAATTCCTGTGGGTTGCCGTGGAAAGTCAGAGAGTCTGGGAGGGCTGGGGCCAGGGCCGCTGCGCCGGGCGCATCCGTTCCCAGGCGTGCGCCAGTCGCAGGACGCCCAGATCGTCAAAGCGCGCGCCGGCGATTTGCAGCCCGATGGGCAGGCCGGCCTTGGTGTAGCCGCAATTGACCGACGCGGCCGGCTGCTCGCTCATGTTGAAGGGCAGCGTGAAGCCGATGTGGTGCATCGTGGTCGCGACGTCGTTGGTGGGCGAGGGCCATTCCGCGTTGTAGGCCACGACGGGCGCCACGGGCGACAGCACGTAGTCGTAAGGGGCGCAGGCCGCCACGGTCTTGGCGCGCACGTTCAGCGTTTCGTAGTAGCTGCGGAACACGGCTTCGCCGGATTGGCCGCCGCCGCTTTCGGCCCAGGCGCGGATGAAGGGCAGGATCTTCGCGCGGCGGGCCTCGGGCAGCGCGCCCAGGTCGATCGCCGAACGGGTGCGCCAGAAACGGTCCACGCCATCGAGCATGTCGGGCGTCATCCAGGGCTGCATCGGCGTGACGATGGCGCCCGCGGCTTCGAAGGCGCGCGCGGCGGCTTCGACGGCCTCGCGGGTCTCGGGATCCAGCGGCAGCCCGCAGCCTGCGTCCATCAGCAGGCCGATGCGCAGGCCGCGGACGTCCTGCTCCAGGTTCAGCCAGTCGAAGTCCTGGAACGGCAGGCTCATGTGGTCGCGCGCGTCGGGCTGTGAAAGCACGCCCATCATGAGGGCCGCGTCGGTGATGGTGCGCGTCATGGGGCCGGCGCAGCGGCCCATGAAGGGCGGATCGATGGGAATGCGGCCCAGGCTGGGCTTGAGCGTGGCGATGCCGCACCAGGCCGCCGGCAGGCGAACCGAGCCGCCGATGTCGGTGCCGATGTGCAGCGGGCCATAGCCGGCCGCCGCCGCCGCGCCAGCGCCGGCGCTGGAGCCGCCCGGGTTCTTGGACAGGTCCCAGGGGTTGCGCGTCAGCGCATGAAAGCTGGACAGCCCCGACGACAGCATGCCGTAGTCGGGCATGGTGGTCTTGCCGAGCAGCACGGCGCCGGCTTCGCGCATGCGCGCGGCGGGCGGGGCGTCGGCCGCTGCGGGGGTGAGGTCGGTCGCGGCCGTGCCCAGCGGGATCGGCACGCCGCGGGT contains the following coding sequences:
- a CDS encoding amidase; the protein is MPQPHELSARELLQAYRDKTLSPVEATRSVLDHIQRWEPQLKATYALDPEGALAMARASEARWMKGEPQSCGGYSLDGVPATIKENIATRGVPIPLGTAATDLTPAAADAPPAARMREAGAVLLGKTTMPDYGMLSSGLSSFHALTRNPWDLSKNPGGSSAGAGAAAAAGYGPLHIGTDIGGSVRLPAAWCGIATLKPSLGRIPIDPPFMGRCAGPMTRTITDAALMMGVLSQPDARDHMSLPFQDFDWLNLEQDVRGLRIGLLMDAGCGLPLDPETREAVEAAARAFEAAGAIVTPMQPWMTPDMLDGVDRFWRTRSAIDLGALPEARRAKILPFIRAWAESGGGQSGEAVFRSYYETLNVRAKTVAACAPYDYVLSPVAPVVAYNAEWPSPTNDVATTMHHIGFTLPFNMSEQPAASVNCGYTKAGLPIGLQIAGARFDDLGVLRLAHAWERMRPAQRPWPQPSQTL